Proteins encoded by one window of Candidatus Aminicenantes bacterium:
- the dnaB gene encoding replicative DNA helicase translates to MAITLDLKTALPHDEIAERALLGAMLLDNRYVNQVFSEITCEDFFRDTHALIATAVLHLVNASSTADIITVASHLEKNKELKFVGGHSAISSLVDDIPENLDIKEYIKIVKDRSMLRKIILTSMGIIQKGVEPSADTVSLLNEIQEDIIKISEDRIKRGFYSTAELIPETMELIENIQRKGESQGLKTGFYELDDITSGFQNGDLIVFAARPSMGKTALALNIAVNMAIKEEKSVAFYSIEMSRLQVLMRMLAIHAKVSMSAIRTGKSPHLTNKEWHDLELAAAELQKAKLFIDDSASLSIVEMKARARKLKAEKKLDIVFVDYLQLIKVTGENLRRNDNRAQEVTIITAALKELAKELQIPVVAMAQLNRAPETRGGKREKGPRYQLSDLKESGSIEQDADVVIFIHRDD, encoded by the coding sequence CTTGACCTGAAAACGGCGCTGCCTCACGACGAGATCGCCGAGCGGGCGCTGCTGGGGGCCATGCTCTTGGACAACCGCTACGTCAATCAGGTTTTTTCCGAGATCACCTGCGAGGATTTTTTCCGCGACACGCACGCGCTGATCGCCACGGCCGTCCTGCACCTGGTCAACGCCAGTTCCACTGCCGACATCATCACCGTGGCCAGCCATCTGGAAAAGAACAAGGAATTGAAGTTCGTCGGCGGGCACTCGGCCATCTCCTCCCTGGTCGACGACATCCCGGAGAACCTGGACATCAAGGAATACATCAAGATCGTCAAGGACCGTTCGATGCTCAGGAAGATCATCCTCACCTCGATGGGCATCATCCAGAAGGGGGTTGAGCCCTCCGCCGACACCGTCAGCCTGCTCAACGAAATCCAGGAAGACATCATCAAGATTTCCGAAGACCGGATCAAGAGGGGCTTCTACTCCACCGCCGAGCTGATTCCCGAGACCATGGAATTGATCGAGAACATCCAGCGCAAAGGAGAGAGCCAGGGCCTGAAAACCGGCTTCTACGAGCTCGACGACATCACCTCCGGCTTTCAGAACGGCGATCTGATCGTGTTCGCCGCCCGGCCTTCAATGGGCAAGACCGCCCTGGCCTTGAACATCGCCGTCAACATGGCCATCAAGGAAGAAAAATCGGTGGCATTCTACTCCATCGAGATGTCCCGGTTGCAGGTGCTGATGCGCATGCTGGCCATCCATGCCAAGGTCAGCATGAGCGCGATCCGCACCGGCAAGTCTCCTCACCTGACCAACAAGGAGTGGCACGACCTGGAACTGGCCGCCGCCGAACTGCAGAAGGCCAAACTGTTCATCGACGATTCGGCCTCGCTGTCGATCGTGGAAATGAAGGCCAGGGCGAGGAAACTGAAGGCGGAGAAAAAGCTGGATATCGTCTTCGTCGATTACCTGCAGCTGATCAAGGTGACCGGGGAAAACCTGCGCCGCAACGACAACCGCGCCCAGGAAGTCACCATCATCACCGCCGCCCTGAAGGAGCTGGCCAAGGAACTGCAAATCCCGGTGGTGGCCATGGCGCAGCTGAACCGGGCACCGGAAACCCGCGGCGGCAAGCGGGAAAAGGGGCCGCGCTACCAGCTCTCCGACCTCAAGGAAAGCGGGTCGATCGAGCAGGATGCCGACGTGGTCATCTTCATCCACCGCGACGACCA